A region from the Lolium perenne isolate Kyuss_39 chromosome 4, Kyuss_2.0, whole genome shotgun sequence genome encodes:
- the LOC139839284 gene encoding uncharacterized protein — translation MDCSFEIMCWNVRGLNDPAKRDAVREFVASLRVSVICLQETMLDVIDNFLVMQCLGPTFDGYVYLPTVETRGEILLAWNKSIVDIERVSFDPYALTGEVTPRYNNRWWITTVYGPQTREEKLSFLFELAERRSLCPGPWLLLGDFNMIFYAEEKNNDRLDRFMMTRFRHFVQEHEIKDLYLHGRRFTWSNEREVPTLTRIDRDFASVDWDLMHPVSVLRVMSSSVSDHAPIHLSLSAAFKPKRRFKFEAFWLNLKGFEEALREAWVCDPSILDPFRCLDALFCNAAEFFQAWGEKKVGNIKLKIAMVNTFILRFDVAQEARALSPAGGMVEENA, via the coding sequence ATGGATTGTAGCTTTGAGATCATGTGCTGGAATGTTCGAGGTCTGAATGATCCAGCCAAAAGAGACGCGGTGCGTGAGTTCGTAGCTAGTCTTAGAGTAAGTGTCATATGCCTCCAGGAGACGATGCTGGATGTAATAGATAACTTTTTGGTAATGCAATGCCTGGGTCCAACATTTGATGGTTATGTGTATCTTCCTACCGTGGAGACGAGAGGAGAGATTTTACTAGCTTGGAACAAATCGATTGTTGACATTGAGCGTGTTAGCTTTGACCCCTATGCTTTGACTGGGGAAGTAACTCCAAGATATAATAATAGGTGGTGGATAACCACTGTATATGGGCCACAAACCCGCGAGGAAAAACTGAGCTTCTTGTTTGAGCTTGCGGAGAGGAGGAGTCTCTGCCCGGGGCCATGGTTGCTTCTAGGCGACTTCAACATGATTTTTTATGCGGAGGAGAAGAATAACGACCGCCTAGACCGATTCATGATGACGAGATTTCGACATTTTGTCCAGGAGCACGAGATCAAGGACCTCTATCTCCATGGTAGGAGGTTTACTTGGAGTAACGAGAGGGAGGTGCCCACGCTTACTCGCATTGACCGGGATTTTGCCTCAGTGGATTGGGATCTGATGCACCCGGTTTCAGTCCTTCGGGTGATGTCCTCTTCGGTTTCGGATCATGCACCGATCCATCTCTCCCTGAGCGCGGCGTTTAAGCCAAAGAGAAGGTTCAAGTTTGAGGCATTCTGGCTAAACCTAAAGGGGTTCGAGGAGGCCCTGAGAGAGGCTTGGGTTTGCGACCCTAGCATTTTGGACCCCTTTAGATGCCTGGATGCCCTGTTCTGCAATGCGGCGGAGTTTTTCCAGGCCTGGGGGGAGAAAAAGGTGGGGAACATCAAGCTAAAAATTGCGATGGTTAACACCTTCATCCTAAGGTTTGATGTGGCCCAAGAGGCTAGAGCACTCTCTCCTGCGGGAGGCATGGTTGAGGAAAATGCTTAA